From one Streptomyces sp. Q6 genomic stretch:
- a CDS encoding DUF2252 domain-containing protein has translation MAEMTSRRPTARERADRGRAARFRVPRSGHAEWAPAADRFDPVDLLEKQSATRLPELVPIRYGRMLESPFRFFRGAASIMAADLAHTPSTGFRAQLCGDAHLLNFRLLASPERRLMFDINDFDETLPGPWEWDVKRLATSLVIAGRGNGFGRSERARVVRAAARSYRRSMETFAAMRTLDVWYARIEADELYTAVSGHLDTVSRRRMSRALTKARGRDHLRALEKLAHVVDGELRIAPDPPLVVPLGDLLPDVERKELEQQLTGLVDRYARTLAADRRALLTQYRVVDMARKVVGVGSVGTRCWIILLLGRDDRDPLLLQAKEAQPSVLADFAGPSGYANQGERVVTGQRLMQVAGDMFLGWERAEGLDGRPRDFYLRQLHDWKAIPQADLMTPEVMRLFARACGATLARAHARSGDRIAIAAYLGGSDTFDQALVRFAEAYADQNERDHAALGAAVRDGRVTAESA, from the coding sequence GGACGCGCGGCGCGGTTCCGGGTGCCGCGGTCCGGGCACGCCGAATGGGCCCCCGCCGCCGACCGCTTCGACCCCGTCGATCTCCTGGAGAAGCAGTCGGCGACCAGGCTCCCGGAGCTGGTGCCGATCCGCTACGGCCGCATGCTGGAATCGCCGTTCCGGTTCTTCCGGGGCGCCGCGTCGATCATGGCCGCCGACCTGGCGCACACGCCGAGCACCGGCTTCAGGGCCCAACTGTGCGGCGACGCGCACCTGTTGAACTTCCGGCTGCTCGCCTCGCCGGAACGGCGCCTGATGTTCGACATCAACGACTTCGACGAGACGCTGCCCGGCCCCTGGGAGTGGGACGTCAAACGCCTCGCGACCAGCCTCGTCATCGCGGGCCGCGGCAACGGCTTCGGCCGCTCCGAGCGCGCCCGCGTGGTGCGGGCCGCCGCCCGCTCGTACCGGCGGTCGATGGAGACGTTCGCCGCCATGCGCACCCTCGACGTCTGGTACGCGCGGATCGAGGCCGACGAGCTGTACACCGCCGTGTCCGGGCACCTCGACACGGTGAGCCGTCGGCGCATGTCGCGCGCGCTCACCAAAGCCCGGGGGCGCGACCACCTCCGGGCCCTGGAGAAGCTCGCCCACGTCGTCGACGGCGAGTTGCGCATCGCCCCCGACCCACCCCTGGTCGTCCCGCTCGGCGACCTGCTCCCCGACGTCGAACGCAAGGAACTGGAACAGCAGTTGACCGGCCTCGTCGACCGCTACGCGCGCACGCTCGCCGCCGACCGCCGCGCCCTGCTGACCCAGTACCGGGTCGTCGACATGGCGCGCAAGGTGGTCGGCGTCGGCAGTGTCGGGACGCGCTGCTGGATCATCCTGCTGCTCGGCCGCGACGACCGCGACCCGCTGCTGCTCCAGGCCAAGGAGGCCCAGCCCTCCGTCCTCGCGGACTTCGCGGGCCCGAGCGGGTACGCGAACCAGGGCGAACGCGTCGTCACGGGCCAGCGCCTCATGCAGGTGGCCGGCGACATGTTCCTCGGCTGGGAGCGGGCCGAGGGTCTCGACGGCCGCCCACGCGACTTCTACCTGCGGCAGTTGCACGACTGGAAGGCCATCCCGCAGGCGGACCTGATGACCCCGGAGGTCATGCGGCTGTTCGCCCGGGCGTGCGGCGCGACGCTGGCGCGCGCCCACGCCCGCTCCGGTGACCGGATCGCCATCGCCGCCTACCTGGGCGGCTCCGACACCTTCGACCAGGCCCTCGTCCGTTTCGCCGAGGCCTACGCCGACCAGAACGAGCGCGACCACGCGGCATTGGGCGCCGCCGTACGCGACGGACGGGTGACGGCGGAATCAGCCTGA